A window of the Nycticebus coucang isolate mNycCou1 chromosome 3, mNycCou1.pri, whole genome shotgun sequence genome harbors these coding sequences:
- the APAF1 gene encoding apoptotic protease-activating factor 1 isoform X2 produces the protein MDAKARNCLLQYKEALEKDIKTAYIMDHMIGDGVLTISEEEKVKNEPTQQKRAAMLIKMILKKDNYSYISFYNALLLEGYKDLAALLQDGIPVVSSSSGKDSVGGITTYVRTVLCEGGVPQRPVVFVTRKKLVNAIQQKLFKLNGEPGWVTIYGMAGCGKSVLAAEAVRDHSLLEGCFPSGVHWVSVGKQDKSGLLMKMQNLCTRLDQDESFSQRLPHNIEEAKDRLRVLMLRKYPRSLLILDDVWDPWVLKAFDNQCQILLTTRDKSVIDSVMGPKYVVPVESSLGKEKGLEILSLFLNVKKADLPEQAHSIIKECKGSPLVVSLIGALLRDFPNRWDYYLRQLQNKQFKRIRKSSSYDYEALDEAMSISVEMLREDIKDYYTDLSILQKDVKVPTKVLCILWDMETEEVEDILQEFVNKSLLFCDRNGKSFHYYLHDLQVDFLTEKNRSQLQDLHKKMITQFQRYHQPHTLSPDQEDCMYWYNFLAYHMARANMHKCCWILFFF, from the exons ATGGACGCAAAAGCTCGGAATTGTTTGCTTCAATATAAAGAAGCTCTGGAAAAGGACATCAAAACAGCCTACATCATGGATCACATGATTGGTGATGGAGTTTTAACAATTTCGGAggaggaaaaagtgaaaaatgag cctaCTCAACAGAAACGGGCAGCTATGCTAATTAAAATGATacttaaaaaagataattattcCTACATATCGTTCTATAATGCTCTACTACTTGAAGGATATAAAGATCTTGCTGCCCTTCTCCAAGATGGCATTCCTGTTGTCTCTTCTTCCAGTGGCAAAGATTCAGTCGGTGGAATAACTACATATG taaGGACAGTACTGTGTGAAGGTGGAGTACCACAGAGGCCAGTTGTTTTTGTTACTAGGAAGAAGCTGGTGAATGCAATTCAGCAAAAGCTCTTCAAATTGAATGGTGAACCAGGATGGGTCACCATATATGGAATGGCAGGCTGTGGGAAGTCTGTATTAGCTGCAGAAGCTGTTCGAGATCATTCTCTCTTAGAAG GTTGTTTCCCCAGTGGTGTGCACTGGGTTTCGGTTGGGAAACAGGACAAATCTGGGCTTCTGATGAAAATGCAGAATCTTTGTACACGGTTGGATCAGGATGAGAGTTTTTCCCAGCGGCTTCCACATAATATTGAAGAGGCTAAAGATCGTCTCCGCGTTTTGATGCTTCGCAAATATCCAAG gtctCTGTTGATCTTGGATGATGTTTGGGATCCTTGGGTtttgaaagcttttgataatcaGTGTCAGATTCTTCTTACAACCAGAGACAAGAGTGTTATAGATTCAGTAATGG GCCCCAAATATGTAGTCCCTGTGGAGAGTAGcttaggaaaagagaaaggacttGAAATTTTATCCCTTTTTCTTAATGTGAAGAAAGCAGATTTGCCAGAACAAGCTCATAGTATTATAAAAGAATGTAAAG gttCTCCCCTTGTAGTGTCTTTAATTGGTGCACTTTTACGTGATTTTCCCAATCGCTGGGACTACTACCTCAGACAACTTCAGAATAAGCAATTTAAGAGAATAAGGAAATCTTCATCTTATGATTATGAGGCTCTGGATGAAGCCATGTCTATAAGTGTGGAAATGCTCAGAGAAGACATCAAAGATTATTACACAGATCTTTCCATCCTTCAGAAGGATGTGAAGGTGCCTACAAAG GTGTTATGTATTCTCTGGGACATGGAAACTGAAGAAGTTGAAGATATACTGCAGGAGTTTGTTAATAAATCTCTCTTATTTTGTGATCGGAATGGAAagtcatttcattattatttacaCGATCTTCAAGTAGATTTTCTTACAGAGAAGAATCGCAGTCAGCTTCAG GATCTACATAAGAAGATGATCACTCAGTTTCAGAGGtatcaccagccacatactctttCACCAGATCAGGAGGACTGCATGTATTGGTACAACTTTCTGGCGTATCACATGGCCCGTGCCAATATGCACAAA TGCTGctggatcttattttttttttaa